The sequence TGCTGTCTAACTGGAGCTTCAAAGCTAAATCCAGGTGGCAGACGATGATGCACTTGATTCATCTGGTGCAAAATCTCATTAATAATCATATCTGATTTTAATCTCACCATACATCACTGCATCCATCTCTTAAAATTTCAATAATCGTTATAGGAGATGAGCTCGTCTTGATCTGATGAAAATGATCTTTGCTAATGAACACATAAAAACTAAATCTATGGTGACCTCAGTTTAAATTCCAGATCCTCCTCCTCTTAATGATTGGGGCCTCTCATTTAAGTTCTGAGAGTATTATGATAACTCGCTCTGAGGACAAACAATGTCGTGTTTGCATTGTGTCTCCTCTGAGGTCGATTGGATCCTGCACAGTATGTCCAATGAGAtgtcaaggattttttttttttttttttttttttacatttctaagtGCAAACAATGGTCTTATGGTTTGTCTGATGGTTTGTGAGATTTATTTTACTCTCTAAAACAGATTTCTGAGGTGATGTGTTTTACTGTAGCAGGCACTGTTTGTTCTTGAAGCATTGTGATTTAAATGAAACAGTGCCTTCAGGCATCtcatattaatttagtttaaactaTTTAGAAATTACAGCATCATCTTGAtatctttaaatgtaattatagaaagaaagaaatatgtttaAGGATTGATGTTGAAATTACGCTGTTTGACTTGTGCTCAAACTTTATCgaagtgtatttttttgtatttcagtgtcTTCCTCCATGATATTATTCTCAAAACTATGTCAGACTAGGCCGAATGTTTaacttccaacaggacaatgtcCCTCAGCACACAACCAATACACAGTAAAAGTGGCTTTGGGGAcgactctgtgaatgtccttgagctAAACCCCAGACCTGAATCTAATCAAACATTTCTGGaaagacctgaaaatggctgtccaccaacagTCACCATCCAACCTGACAAAGGATCTGCAGAGAAGAATGAAAGACAATCCTTAAATCAAGGTGTGCAAAGCTTATTACATCATATCCAAAAAGACCTTAGACTGTAATCATTGCCACAGTTGATTCAGTATTGAATACTTATACAATGTGATATTTCATTTTCTCTCCCCTTTTTTccttcctttatttttttatttatttttcttcttctttttaatacatttgcaaattTATCACAAATCTAGTTTTTGCCTTATCATTGTGGGGCATTGAGTgttgattgaaaaaaatatttatatatgagcATTTTGCAAggctgcaacaaaacaaaatgtgggGGGGCAATATTGCAGCAATATAGTGAAATAGTATGATAATTGAATATTATTGTAACCGTTTTCTGTttcaataatgtaatttaattttaaaatgtaagtttatgcatgtgatggcaaagctgaattttcagccattacaagatccttcagaaattattcttatatgctaattttttttcatttgtttttttaggatttgttgattaatagaaagtgaaaaagaaccaaatttatttgaaatcttttgtaatactGTAAATGCCTTCAcggtcacttttgaacaatttaatgcattaatttctgtaatatatatatatatatatatatatatatatatatatatatatatatatatatatatatatatatatatatatatatatatatatataatattttttttatttttttaacttttactgATTCCTAACTTTTGAAGGatagtgtgttatatatataaatagttatttattatatatataatttattttatagcataaaataaatctgtttgttGTTCTACaaagcttttctttttaaattagaaGTTTTTTAGTTACGTGATTTTGCCAGTTTTGTTATAATGCCACTTTTACGTGATCCCTCTGGGGGGGTTGCtgttgttacaaaaataaaaagactaattAGTGACACTTGAAGCAATTAGTTACACCATCATTAATCTcacatttattaagtaaaaagTGATTATGAATATCTTTTCTCTAAAGACTATTTAGGTACCGTATACTTTCCTTTTTAATTACATCTTTGGGGGGAAATTGACCTATATATTGCCCAAAATGTTCTCAGGTTCACATTCAGTGTTCACAGTAACCCTGGACTGTGAAGCAGGGGAAAAAATTGCAAGGTAGACAACAGCATCATTGTTGCATGTAAGTATACAATTAAGACAATCATTGTAACATGTCAATTGTAGATTTTCATAGATTTTGTAGATTTCTGGTTGAATGTCATAAAGGCTTATGTTCTCAAATGTTATGTACTGTAGGTAATTTGCATAGCACAGACTGTTTGTGACTGTTTCCCGCAGGTATTTGGTTTCTCGCCCACTAAAAGCAAAGCACGCTGCAAGGAAGCTGGGTCGTAAAAAAAGGATGGCCATGCAAAACGCCAGCAACTCCATCATTCAGCCTGCAGGATTTTACATTGTTGCACTGAGTTCAATGCCTTACAGTAATATCTATGTCATGTTCCTCACTCTGCTTTATGTGATCACAATCATGTGCAATGTCTTTCTGATCACCATCATATTTTATGACCACCGTCTTCATGTCCCAAAGTTCATGGCTGTTGGAAATCTGGCTTTGGTTGATATTGTTCTCAGTACCTCTCTTGTGCCTGGCATGATCAAAACTTACATTGCTCTAGACAATTTTGTACCATTCAAACTGTGCCTTGTGCAAATGTAcacttattatgtttttttaacccTTGAACCATTTTCCTTATGTATTCTCTCTTATGACAGGTTCATTGCAATCTGTTTCCCTTTAAGACAAGAGTCTATAAATACAAACACCAGAATGGCTTATATAATCAGTGcagtttggatgttttgtattgttataGCTCTCTATGCTGTTACATCCATCCCATCCCTCTCATTTTGTGGCTCTCTTAAGGTCAACAGCTATTTTTGTGATTATGCTCCTGTTTTAAGACTCGCTTGTAGCGATACGACATCCCAGTGGAATTTTGCTACTGCTTTAATTATACTCTTCAACGCTGGacctttgatttttattttcttgacatACATGGGTATTCTGACCGCTGTGTTCAGAATGAAAAATAATCAGAGCCGTTATAAGGCACTGGCCACGTGCACAGAGCACCTCATATTAGTGGCCCTTTTCTTCATTCCTATTTTTATCATCTTCAGTCTTGGATTTTTTGGAATTATTATAAACTCAAATGTAAGAACAGTGTGCTTGTCTCTATCATCCCTTCTCACACCCTGCATCAATCCCATCCTCTACTCACTGAAAACTAAAGAGATTCGAAGCAGGATTCATTCATTGTTAACCCAAAGACTGTCTGTTCATCCTCTGAAAACTTCACATTAATATACAACATTGAGATTATTTATGCTGTTATTCTGGAGGCTTTCTGTTTTGCTTCCTGTATTATTTTGTGGTCATTTGAAAAAgcttttttcaataataaatgtaaatctcaGATTTTACATTTGTTCTGCGGTAAACTTTGTTCAACTTGCACAAAAAACATACGATTCTGAAATGTCCCGTAAGAGcagtgcttgcacaggttctgcacaaaCCTCTTCACTAATATTCTCTGTGTCTCAGtcaggctcaaattgataagcaatactGACATTGATCCacaatgggcaaatttggccaAGATGCTgaggttacacccctactctttttcaaaGGACATCTTGGGATTTTTAATGagcacagagagtcaggaccttggtttaacgtctcatccgaaggacggtgctttttacagtatagtgtctCTATCACTATACCGACCGGGGTGTTTGGACCCATACAGAGCACAGgatgagcaccccctgctggcctcactaacacctcttccagcagcaacctagttttcccaggaggtctcccatccaggtactaaccaggctcaaccctgcttaacTTCAGTGGGCAACTAGTCTTGGGCAACAGGGTGATAATAGCTGCCATTAACAAagctaattaattatatatacagttaaaACTGGATTATGAagatgattattataattttttattttttgtgaaatggACTTTTGTGCTATCATCTATGCAAAGTTAGTGCAATACGGTATATAAACTATAGTTTGACAGATAGTTCTAATTCAACATGCCAATataacttattttcttttattgataTGGTTTATTTTTAACTCCTTAACAGTTCATCAGGATCTTAATGATTTAATCTATGCCATTTTTTGGAATATCTAAAGCATGTACCATAGTTCTTAACTCTAGCATTTGTTATAATAAGACTAGCCTATTAATCATTACAAGgccaataatgactttttttaaaaataattaatatagcaTTTGTTTTGAAGAAACAACTGCCTGCACATTTAGAACCAATAGCTACAACATGCCACAGTTGTAGCCTAATATAAATATAGGgtttatatattactttaatatatttttttatataaattctaCAAGTTAGACtaaattttacacaataaataagccTACAATAAAATGTGATAAATTCTAGTAAAGGTGGTCATGAgtagtttaaaattattttaatatgttaaaagaCTTTCAagactgttttgttattttttgttcagtattttaacgtttttttattttattttttttgtttttgttttattttctttttttagatacTGTTCATCTTTCTCtattgatatttaaaatagatCACATATTTGACCATCAGCTTCACGATAGGAATGGCTCGAGCAAATCTTATCACTCTTCTCTAGTGAATATTTGGGGGGTTGTACTTGCTAGTTTTGGCTATTTGGGAGGTTATATCCCCCCATCTCCCCCACAAACTACGCCCCTGATCCCATCCTcaatttactgaaaattaaaGAGATTCAAATCAGGATATAGTTATTCTTTGTACAGCACCATCCCATAAACCTTTGATGggcattatgtaattattttttccttCCAAGCAGCAAGTAATAAACAACAGATCTCCAAACAAAGTATTAAGCAAAACACATCATTCAGCCTGCAGGATTTTACATTATTGGCTTGAGTTCAGTGTCTTACAGTAATAACTATGTCATGTTCCTCACTCTGCTTTATGTGATCACAATCATGTGATAATCGCCATCATATTTTCTATGACCACCGTTTGCATGTCCCAAAGTTCATGACTGTTGGTAATCTGGCTTTGGTTGATATTGATATGGACAATTCCCCAGAAGCCTTATTCCATGTTTTATTACAACACACAAAACTAAGTCTTTGTTTTTAATAAGCCTATTTGCACTTCTTTTCCCCTTTATGAAAATCAGTAGTCACAATGTTGAAACTGTTCGCTGGCTAACCAGTATTTGTTTAGAAAATCAACCTAAAACATGCTACTTAAGTcaacaataaatcataaatctgaaatatgtataaaaatatctcGACTGAATTCACTAGAGGTATCGTGGCTTTAGCAAATAGGCAGTTCAGCCGATTGCAATTGTCTAAAACAACACTACCATCTAGTGAGTGACAAGTGTAATTGCatcttctgtcattttttttacgTAAACGAATGGACTcggacttttaaaaatgtaacacatttcCTGTTCGTGATATGAAATGTTCCCGACTAGACAAACTATGAAACTTTCCTGAATCTCTTGAAATCTTAAACTGCAAAGGcaagtttattttatatctgGACTATGCTCTGCAGGACTGTATGGCTGAGCATCAGGACTGGAGGAAGTGTAAGACTCAGGTTCAGAAGTTTAAAGGGTGCATGAACACATACCAGAACACTCGCAAAGAGCAGCTCCTGAAGCAGAGAACTTCCGCCACACAATCTGCCTGATGCAGAGGCCTCTGagatagggctgcacaataaaacATCCATTGTATTTACTTAACAAAAGGCATCAAGAATTCCTGTCAAGCACAgaaaaatttcattaaattttttcatgtatgtttaatgtacatatttattgGACAATCAGAATAAAGAAGCCAAACAGCAGACTttgaacataataaaaaaaaaattaacacataatttgaaaaaaataaataaagcgaggtgtacgctgattggccagctatccagtgtgttgtgattggctgaatacctcaagcgtgtgatggaaatgttactccCCTTAACCTACAGAGATGGCGTCTCCCAgcatgaccagacaaaaccaataaaacccattacaaatgaggcatttgttgcatctgatggggacataattactgattttaatgacttacagtatactgtctttttatgcgttgcgttcaGCGGCAACCttccgctctctctcgtgaaaccaacaaggaagtgactaaaactgcaattcatccaCTGGcggctagaggctggctccaaaagggagtcagtcccatagactcctcatgttAAAGTGCccaatttacagcagaaaaaaaaaatgtgtttacagcctggtacaaaaagtgttttttgtctatagctaattttgcccttcatgacaactgtgagaggggtgaatgtttttataactcatccgtttaaattatattaagctttaaagttctgcacaattaagggtgtggccacttgagtgacaggtggatcaccgctgctgacactgccgtcgaactaggtgggtgtggtttcagcaaccagctcccgcctctttgcccattttcaattatccagGAATGACGTGCTGCCAATCTATGGTGACCTCAGTTGACCTTTAAATTCCAGATCCTCCTCCTCTTAATGACTGGGGCCTCTCATTTAAGTTCTGAGAGTATTATGATAACTCGCTCTGAGGACAAACAATGTCGTGTTTGCATTGTGTCTCCTCTAAGGTCCACTGGATCCTGCACAGTATGTCCAATGAGATGTCAAGGATTTTTGTGCAAACAATGGTCTTATGGTGTCAACAAGGTAAGAGCGGACCCAAATGCGGTTGAACAAAAATAGAGTCTTTAATGTATACTCCAGTAGTTGACAATGTAAAACTCAAATCTTCAGAAAAAAGGCAACTTAGCAACCCGCAGAGAGGGTGATAGAAAACCAAACAGAAAAGATAGCAGGTGACTTGAATTGGCCCCCTTGGCAGCAGTCTGGGTCTGTAGCGATAGCGGCGACCGACCGCCGGTCTCTCAGAGCGGAGGCAGGTAGCGGGTTGACAGGGATGGCTGGTTCTCTCCCAGCGACAGGCAACACTGGACAGAATACAAAAGTAAAGGCGATACACAGAGAGCAGGTAGGGTTACCAGGCAGGTCTCAACAGGACCCGACTGGACAGGACTAGAGCGGAGACTGAACCGGATAGTTGTCTGCTTCTAGCGAGAAAACTCAAACAAGAATCTGACAAAGGAGGCAGCGAGAGCAGAAGGAGAAATAGGAGAGTAATCAGGGGGGAAAAGGGAACAGGTGGGAAGAGAGTAAACGAGGTAGTCAGATAAGATGAAGAACAGCTGGGGAAAGAGAAAGTAACCTAACacgaccagcagagggagacagagtAAAAAGGACGAACAAGACATGACAAGACATAACAGTACCCCCCTTCAACGAGCGCCCCCTGGCGCTCCCGAGGTGGAAACCTGGCGGCTACGGAGGAAAACATCGATCAGTGAGCAGTCCAGCACGTCCCGGGAgggaacccaacttctctcctcggGTCCATACCCCTCCCAATCCACCAGGTACTGATGACCACGACCCCGGGGACGCATGTCCAGAATCCTACGGAACCTATAAATCGGGGCGCCCTCGACAAGGATGGGGGGGGAAGAGGGACGAGCGGGGGCGCGAACAACGGGCTTAATACACGAGACATGGAAGACCGGGTGGATGCGGCGAAGATACCGAGGGAGAAGAAGACGCACCGCGACAGGACTAATGATCTGTGAAATACGGAACGGACCAATGAAGCGCGGGGTCATCTTACCAGAAGCAGGCTTAAGGGGGAGATTAAGGGTGGAAAGCCATACTTTCTGACCGCACACAAATCTAGGGCTCTTAGTTCTACGCTTGTTAGCAGCTTTAACAGTCCGTTTCCTATAACGGCAAAGAGCAGACCTGACAATCCTCCAGGTGCGCTCGCAACGTTGGACAAAAACCTGAGCGGAAGGGACGCAGGAATCGGGGAACTGAGACGAGAACAGCGGAGGCTGGTACCCCAGGCTACTTTGAAAAGGGGATAGACCGGTAGCCGAAGAAGGAAGCGAGTTATGGGCGTATTCAGCCCAGGGAAGCTGCTCTGACCAGGACGCCGGGTTCCGAAAAGAAAGACTGCGTAAAATGCGACCAACAGTCTGGTTGGCCCGTTCGGCTTGACCGTTAGACAGAGGGTGAAAGCCGGATGAGATACTGACGGATGGCCCAATCAAACGACAAAATTCTTTCCAAAATTGAGACGTGAACTGCGGACCTCTGTCCGAAACGATGTCCGACGGAAGGCCATGAATTCTGAAAACATTCTCAATGATTATCTGAGCCGTCTCCTTCGCGGAGGGGAGTTTAGCGAGGGGAATAAAATGAGCCGCCTTAGAGAACCGATCAGTAACCGTGAGAATAACTGTCTTACCCGCCTTTGGGGGGAGATCGGTAATAGTGTCTAAGGCGATGTGTGACCACGGGCGAGAAGGGATAGGAAGTGGTCTGAGAAGTCCGGCAGGAGGGGAGTTCCCAGGCTTAGTCTGCACGCAGACGGAGCAAGCCGCAACGAAACGGCGCGTGTCACGTACCCGAGTGGGCCACCAAAAGCGCTGACGGACAGAGGCAAGCGTACCCCGGACTCCGGGATGGCCTGCCAACCTGGACGAGTGGGCCCACTGGAGAACGGCCAAGCGAGTAGGGGCAGGGACGAAAAGAAGGTTCTTCGGACAAGCGCGCGGCGACGGGGTGTGAGCAAGCGCTCGTTTAACCTGCCTCTCAATTCCCCAGACAGTCAAACCGACGACACGCCCCTCAGGGACAATTCCCCCGGGGTCCTTAGAGATTTCCGAAGAATTAAAGAGACGAGATAAAGCATCAGGCTTGGTGTTCTTAGAGCCAGGACGATatgaaataataaagttaaaacgAGCGAAAAACAGAGCCCAATGAGCCTGACGCACGTTAAGTCGCTTGGCAGAACGAATGTACTCTAGGTTCCTATGGTCTGTCCAAACGACAAAAGGGACAGAGGCTCCCTCCAGCCACTGTCGCCACTCGCCTAGGGCTAGGCGGATGGCAAGCAGTTTGCGGTTACCCACATCATAATTACGTTCAGGCGGCGATAGTCGATGGGAGAAAAACGCGCACGGATGGATCTTGCCGTCGGAGAGAGAGCGTTGAGAAAGAATGGCTCCCACGCCCACTTCAGACGCGTCGACCTCGACTACGAATTGTCTCGAAATGTCAGGTGTAACAAG is a genomic window of Cyprinus carpio isolate SPL01 chromosome B10, ASM1834038v1, whole genome shotgun sequence containing:
- the LOC109081463 gene encoding olfactory receptor 10A2-like gives rise to the protein MAMQNASNSIIQPAGFYIVALSSMPYSNIYVMFLTLLYVITIMCNVFLITIIFYDHRLHVPKFMAVGNLALVDIVLSTSLVPGMIKTYIALDNFVPFKLCLVQMYTYYVFLTLEPFSLCILSYDRFIAICFPLRQESINTNTRMAYIISAVWMFCIVIALYAVTSIPSLSFCGSLKVNSYFCDYAPVLRLACSDTTSQWNFATALIILFNAGPLIFIFLTYMGILTAVFRMKNNQSRYKALATCTEHLILVALFFIPIFIIFSLGFFGIIINSNVRTVCLSLSSLLTPCINPILYSLKTKEIRSRIHSLLTQRLSVHPLKTSH